Part of the Anaeromyxobacter diazotrophicus genome, AGGAGGTGTTGGACCCGGTGAGGAAGACGCCGATGGTGCCGAACACCGGCGAGAGCACCGGGTAGACGTGCGCCGAGACCACGCTGACGATGCTGTTCGCCATCGTGTTCACCATCGAGATCTGCTTCACCCCGAGCGTGCCCCACACGGCGAGCTTGGTCTTGGGGTCCACGATGGGCAGCGCCAGGTTCATCACCTCGGAGATGGAGAGGATCGAGGCGACGGCGATGAAGGACGGGATCATCTGCTTGAAGGTCTTCCCGAACTGCTCGCCGTAGCGGCGCATCGGGATGCCGAGGAAGGGGAACGCGAGCAGGCCCGCGATGAGCATGATGGTGCCGGGCGTCTGCAGCCAGGCGAACTTGTAGAGCTTGCCCGGGTTGTAGAGCTGCGCCTGCACCAGCATCCACTCGAAGCCCTTGGCGCTGCCGTTGAAGTAGCGCTTGGTGGCGTCGAGGTTCACCAGGATGACGAGCACCGCCAGGAGCAGGTACGGCAGCCAGGAGAGGAACAGCTCGCGGGGGTGGAACTCGCGCGGGCGGGACGTGGCCGCGCTCTCGCCCGGGAAGAGCCAGGGGTCCTTCTTCATGGCGCGGGAGAGGTAGAGCGCGGTGGCGGTGAGGCAGACGAGCGAGGCGATGACGTCGGTGAGCTCGGCGCCGACCCAGTTCGAGACCACGAGCTGGGTGGCGGCGAAGCTCAGGCCGGTGACCAGGACGGCCGGCAGCGCGCCCTTGAGGCCGCGCCCGCGCGACATGGCGAAGACGGTGAGGAAGGCCATGAGGAACGACATCGGGGCCATGAGGCGGCCCGACATGGCCGAGAGCTTCATGAGGTCGAGCTGGGTGGTGCCCGCCAGCGTGACGGTCGGGATGGCGAGCGAGCCGAACGGCACCGGCCCGGTGTTGGCGACGAGGCACACCAGCGCCGCCATCATCGGGTCGTAGCCGAGGCCGACCAGGATGCTGGCCGGGATCGCGACCGGCGCGCCGAAGCCGCAGATGCCCTCCAGGAAGGCGCCGAACCCGAAGCCGATGAGGAGCGCCTGCGCCCGCCGGTCGACGGTGAGGTTCGCCATGGCGCCCTGCATCTTGTCCATCCAGCCGGTCGCCTTGAGCGTGTTGTAGACGACCAGGGCGCCGAACGGGATGTACATGATCGGGAAGATCCCGAAGAGCGCGCCCTGCAGCGCCGCGAGCAGCGTCACCCCCAGCGGAAGCTGGAAGACCGCGATCGCGACGAGCACGGTGACGACCCAGGCGATCGGGGCCACCTTGACCGCGGGCTTCATCAGGATGGGGAGGCCGACGAGCAGGACGAGGAGCGGCAGGGCGGCGGCGAATGCGGCCATGGAGGAGCCTCTCTCTGGCGCGAGGAGCGCGCGTTGGAGCCCGGAGCGTAGCAGACGGCTCCGGCGCGTGGTGGTGCTGACATGCCCGCACACCGCGCGACTTCTTGCCCCACGCCCGCGGGGCTGCCGCGCGGACCCGGACCAGCCTACGCTCGCGGCGCGGGGTCGTGACGGAGGGTGCCGTGGGGCCGAAAGACGTCCAGCTGCTGGGCCGGGTCGCGCTCGAGCGCGCGGTCCGGCTCGGCGATATCGCGCCGGAGGCCCCCGCGCCGGCCCCGGCCGCCGACGCGGACGTGCGGTGCCCCGGCTGCGGCGCGAGCCTGTGCGACGCGACCCGGCGCGCGCTGTTCGTCGGGATGGTGCTCCGGTGCGGCTGCGGAGAGAAGGCGCGCGTGGAGCGCGCCCCCTAGAAAAAATCCAGGAGGCGCCGGCGTCCTGGCCGGCACCTCCTGGTCCCCCGCAAAGCTGCCCGCGACCGCGCGCTACGCCCGCGCCGCCCGCCGCCGCGCGATCTCGCGCTCCACCTCCGCCAGCCGGTCCTCGGCGGAGGGGCGCCGGGCGCCGCCCTCGGCCCGCTCGGCGCGCGCGCCGGTGAGGTGCGCCTCGCCGGGGACCCACCCCGGCGCCATCGTGGCGGCGACGCCCTCGGCGGAGGCGCGGAAGCCGGCGGTGACCGGCCGCAGCGCGGCCGAGGCCGCCAGGTAGAAGCCGACGAAGGGCAGGAACATCAGGAAGGCGGCGCCCATGGCCGGGGCCACGACGAGCGCGAGCAGCAGCGGGATCCGCAGGTACCGCTCGCCGGGCTCGCCGGGGAGCGTCTCGCCGTCCACCGCGACCGGGTGGAGCGACCAGCGCTTCGCGCTGAAGTAGTAGCCCTTGCTCGCCGTCGCGCCCGCCTCGATCCTCGTCATGACCCGTCCTCCTCGTCCCGGCGCCCCGTGCGCCCTGGGTTCAGCTCGACGATGACAGTGTCGCGCGTCCGCACCCGCCGCGAAATCGGTCCGATCACCCAGGGTGCGAGGAGAGTGTCCGGTCCGCGGCGGCGGCGATGGCCGAGCCGCGGGCGCGCGGAGTCCCGAGGCGGGCCTCGGGAGTTCACCCGAGGTCCCCGGGGACCGCCGCCGGACCGGCCCGAAAAACCGCGCTTGCGCTGGCAGTTGCGTGCAGTAAGGAGGGGAGCGCCGGCCGGCGCCCGGCCGCTCGCACGGAGGACACATGTTCAGGGCCATCCTGGTCGAGAAGACGGCGTCCGGCAGCGCCGCGCGGCTCACGGAGCTGGACGACGCGCAGCTCCCCGACGGCGACGTGACCGTGCGCGTGGAGTGGTCGACGCTCAACTACAAGGACGCGCTCGCCATCACCGGTCGTTCACCGGTGGTGAGGAAGTTCCCCATGGTGCCCGGCATCGACGTGGCCGGCACGGTGGAGGCGAGCCGCGCGCCGGGGTTCGCGCCGGGCGACGCCGTGGTGCTGAATGGCTGGGGCCTCGGCGAGACGCGCTTCGGCGGGCTGGCCGAGCGGGCGCGGGTGGAGGCCGAGCCGCTGGTGAAGGTGCCGCCGCCGTTCGGGACCCGCGAGGCGGCCGCCATCGGCACCGCCGGGTTCACCGCCATGCTCTCGGTGCTGGCGCTGGAGCGGCACGGGGTCACGCCGGACCAGGGCGAGGTGCTCGTCACCGGGGCCGCCGGCGGGGTGGGGAGCGTCGCCATCGCCTTGCTGGCGCGGCGCGGATTCGCGGTGGTCGCCTCGACCGGCCGGCCGGCCGAGGCCGACTACCTGCGCGGCCTCGGCGCCGCGCGCGTGATCGACCGCGCCGAGCTGGCGGCGCCGGGCAAGCCGCTCGGAGCCGAGCGCTGGGCGGGCGCCATCGACGCGGTCGGCAGCCACACGCTCGCCAACGCCTGCGCCCAGACCCGCGCCCACGGCGCGGTCGCCGCCTGCGGCCTGGCCGGCGGGATGGACTTCCCGGCCACAGTGGCGCCCTTCATCCTGCGCGGCGTCGCGCTGTACGGCATCGACAGCGTGCGCGCGCCGCCCCCCCTGCGGCGCCAGGCGTGGGCGCGGCTCGCGGCCGACCTCGACCCGGCCAAGCTCGCCGCGCTCACGACCGAGATCGGGCTGGCGGACGCGCTCGCCGCCGCGCCCGGGCTCCTCGCCGGCCAGGTGCGCGGCCGGATCGCGGTCGACGTGCGCCGTTGACGCCCAGCGGTGCCGAATGGGCGCGGAGGTCGCACCCGCGCTCCTTGCGCCCGCGCGCACCCCAGCGGAAGCTGCTGCCGATGGCGGTCCGAAAGGTGGGGTCGAGCCGCATCCTGCGCGAGATCGGGCGGGGCGGCATGAGCGTCGTGTACGAGGCCTACCAGGAGGGCCTCGACCGGCGCGTGGCGGTGAAGGCGTTCCAGCCGGGGCACACGCCG contains:
- a CDS encoding L-lactate permease, which encodes MAAFAAALPLLVLLVGLPILMKPAVKVAPIAWVVTVLVAIAVFQLPLGVTLLAALQGALFGIFPIMYIPFGALVVYNTLKATGWMDKMQGAMANLTVDRRAQALLIGFGFGAFLEGICGFGAPVAIPASILVGLGYDPMMAALVCLVANTGPVPFGSLAIPTVTLAGTTQLDLMKLSAMSGRLMAPMSFLMAFLTVFAMSRGRGLKGALPAVLVTGLSFAATQLVVSNWVGAELTDVIASLVCLTATALYLSRAMKKDPWLFPGESAATSRPREFHPRELFLSWLPYLLLAVLVILVNLDATKRYFNGSAKGFEWMLVQAQLYNPGKLYKFAWLQTPGTIMLIAGLLAFPFLGIPMRRYGEQFGKTFKQMIPSFIAVASILSISEVMNLALPIVDPKTKLAVWGTLGVKQISMVNTMANSIVSVVSAHVYPVLSPVFGTIGVFLTGSNTSSNALFGNLQKLTAHGLGLSDVLMASGGNAGSPAGKMISPQSIVIAATAVGLLNQEGRIMRQTIKYTVVYLVVVAAMVWLCAFAAPQLVP
- the acuI gene encoding acrylyl-CoA reductase (NADPH) — protein: MFRAILVEKTASGSAARLTELDDAQLPDGDVTVRVEWSTLNYKDALAITGRSPVVRKFPMVPGIDVAGTVEASRAPGFAPGDAVVLNGWGLGETRFGGLAERARVEAEPLVKVPPPFGTREAAAIGTAGFTAMLSVLALERHGVTPDQGEVLVTGAAGGVGSVAIALLARRGFAVVASTGRPAEADYLRGLGAARVIDRAELAAPGKPLGAERWAGAIDAVGSHTLANACAQTRAHGAVAACGLAGGMDFPATVAPFILRGVALYGIDSVRAPPPLRRQAWARLAADLDPAKLAALTTEIGLADALAAAPGLLAGQVRGRIAVDVRR